The following coding sequences are from one Salvia hispanica cultivar TCC Black 2014 chromosome 3, UniMelb_Shisp_WGS_1.0, whole genome shotgun sequence window:
- the LOC125215461 gene encoding pentatricopeptide repeat-containing protein At1g74600, chloroplastic-like: protein MLSKKILFLFRKYSSSAALLEGSGRIELDTRLLLSNPTNLKDLTLAQAKAAHALLFKTHELSSNLYAANSLIISYSECSRMDCAFKLFDEIPLRNSVTLNSMILGCNKNSLYGYSWRLFCQIHNVGADMDEFTYGSVLSACGYVGNAAIGLQVYGLVWKNGFVSNGYVRAATIDLFAKCGYLDDALRVLHDVDNCENVVCWNHVVSGAVKSNDHLVALDVFAEMCRRSSISPNSFTFSSALTACAAVEELELGKCIHGCVIKRGVGGDVYVGTAIVDLYAKSGAMLDAVKQFKLMKMLNVVSWNVIISGFAKQGDCVSAFSVLNEMRKSGEELSSFTVPNVLSACTNPDMFKGTLQIHCWTFKVGLNIDPIVESSLISTYSRIGAVYLSEKVFVENGKMKEVGVWANMISAFVQSGSYDKAINFFQDMLENGTNPNMYIVSSVISLIDSLALGRQVHSYSLKLGMLSEVSVGSSILTMYSKCRKLEDSLKAFEQLERKDNVSWTSMIIGLAENGYADKAIRLFQEMGFEPDDRILAAVLNSCSALRSLKLGREVHAFALRFWSGGEQAIVDSALVNMYTKCGDLDSARIVFDRTHIKDQALWSSLISGYSRYGQVEEALEIFRNLLMSGVNSDAYTCSSILGALAISSELGEQLHGYTIKVGFETDASVGSSLVMMYSKSGSISDCHKAFQQITDLDLVGWTTMIASYANNGKGSEALQLFDRMKRSGVEPDGVTFVGVLSACSHAGLVDEGHFHLQSMIRDHGIKPGQKHYACMVDLLGRAGRLEEAKRFIDSMPVEPAVLVWETLLAACKVHGDHELGKVAAEKILESQPNDVGTYISVSNIYAEAGEWDHALKVREAMGVRRKEAGWSYV, encoded by the coding sequence ATGCTCAGCAAGAAAATATTGTTTCTATTCCGCAAATACAGCTCCTCTGCCGCTCTACTGGAAGGTAGTGGTCGAATCGAGCTTGACACTCGTCTCTTGCTCAGCAACCCAACAAATTTGAAGGATCTAACACTCGCACAAGCCAAAGCAGCACACGCCCTTCTCTTCAAAACCCACGAATTAAGCTCAAATCTCTACGCCGCCAACAGTCTGATCATTTCCTACTCGGAATGCAGTCGCATGGACTGTGCATTCAAGCTGTTCGATGAAATTCCTCTGAGGAACTCGGTCACATTGAATTCGATGATTTTGGGGTGTAACAAGAATTCTCTTTACGGTTATTCTTGGAGGcttttttgtcaaattcatAATGTTGGCGCGGATATGGATGAGTTCACTTATGGCAGTGTTCTTTCTGCTTGTGGCTATGTGGGAAATGCAGCCATTGGTTTACAGGTTTACGGGCTCGTTTGGAAAAACGGGTTCGTATCTAACGGGTACGTGAGGGCTGCAACGATAGATTTGTTCGCCAAGTGTGGTTATCTTGATGATGCTTTGAGGGTGTTACATGATGTTGATAACTGTGAGAATGTCGTTTGTTGGAATCATGTCGTGTCAGGCGCAGTCAAGAGCAATGACCATTTGGTTGCGTTGGATGTTTTCGCGGAGATGTGCCGTCGTAGCAGTATTTCCCCGAACTCTTTTACATTTTCTAGTGCTTTAACTGCTTGTGCTGCAGTAGAGGAGCTAGAGTTGGGGAAATGCATCCATGGGTGTGTCATCAAGCGCGGTGTTGGTGGTGATGTTTATGTCGGAACTGCCATTGTCGATCTTTATGCTAAATCCGGAGCTATGCTTGATGCTGTGAAGCAGTTTAAACTAATGAAAATGCTCAATGTTGTTTCTTGGAATGTCATCATCTCCGGCTTTGCGAAGCAGGGTGATTGTGTTTCTGCTTTTTCTGTCCTCAATGAGATGAGGAAATCGGGAGAGGAACTAAGCAGTTTCACTGTTCCGAATGTGCTTTCAGCGTGTACAAACCCCGATATGTTTAAAGGAACATTACAGATCCATTGCTGGACTTTTAAGGTTGGGCTTAATATTGATCCTATAGTCGAATCATCTCTTATAAGTACATATTCGAGAATAGGAGCGGTTTATTTATCTGAGAAAGTTTTTGTAGAGAATGGGAAGATGAAGGAAGTAGGTGTTTGGGCTAACATGATATCTGCGTTTGTTCAAAGTGGGAGTTACGACAAagcaatcaatttttttcaagatATGTTAGAAAATGGTACTAATCCTAATATGTACATTGTTTCTAGTGTCATAAGCTTGATAGATAGTTTAGCTTTGGGGAGACAGGTGCATAGTTACTCTTTAAAACTCGGTATGTTGTCTGAAGTCAGCGTAGGCAGTTCGATTCTGACAATGTATTCGAAATGTCGCAAGTTGGAGGACTCTCTAAAGGCTTTTGAGCAACTTGAGAGGAAAGATAATGTTTCGTGGACCTCTATGATTATTGGTTTAGCTGAAAACGGATATGCAGATAAGGCTATTCGGTTGTTTCAAGAGATGGGATTCGAACCCGATGACAGGATTTTAGCTGCTGTTCTGAATTCATGCTCTGCTCTTCGTTCCTTGAAGTTGGGTAGAGAAGTTCACGCCTTTGCTCTTCGGTTTTGGTCTGGTGGTGAGCAGGCCATCGTTGATTCTGCACTAGTGAACATGTACACAAAATGTGGTGATCTCGATTCAGCTAGGATTGTTTTTGATAGGACGCATATCAAAGATCAAGCACTGTGGTCGTCCTTGATTTCAGGATACTCTCGATATGGACAAGTTGAGGAGGCTCTTGAGATTTTCCGCAACTTGCTTATGTCCGGTGTGAACTCTGACGCCTACACATGTTCGTCGATTTTGGGGGCTCTTGCTATTTCAAGTGAATTAGGCGAACAGCTTCACGGATATACCATTAAAGTTGGTTTTGAAACAGATGCATCGGTGGGAAGTTCACTTGTGATGATGTACTCAAAATCCGGGAGCATCAGCGACTGTCACAAGGCATTTCAGCAGATTACAGACCTCGATTTGGTTGGCTGGACGACAATGATAGCAAGCTACGCTAACAATGGAAAAGGATCAGAGGCGTTGCAGCTCTTTGACCGTATGAAGAGATCAGGAGTAGAGCCTGATGGTGTCACTTTCGTTGGTGTGCTATCAGCTTGTAGCCACGCTGGTTTAGTAGACGAAGGGCATTTCCATTTGCAATCGATGATCAGAGACCACGGGATCAAGCCTGGTCAGAAGCATTACGCGTGCATGGTGGATCTTCTTGGCCGAGCAGGGCGGCTAGAAGAGGCCAAGAGGTTTATCGACAGCATGCCTGTGGAACCGGCCGTTTTAGTGTGGGAGACTTTGCTCGCTGCTTGCAAAGTGCACGGTGATCACGAGCTAGGGAAGGTGGCTGCTGAGAAGATTCTTGAATCGCAGCCTAATGATGTCGGAACCTACATTTCAGTGTCGAACATCTATGCAGAGGCGGGCGAATGGGATCACGCGTTGAAGGTTAGAGAAGCGATGGGAGTGAGGAGGAAGGAGGCCGGTTGGAGCTACGTGTGA
- the LOC125215462 gene encoding activating signal cointegrator 1 — translation MGVETTGQWLEKALTELCQKIETGIQLDGEIISGLVSYCEMAPPLDAKEYLDNIIGEEAGKSVTDEYLKRRGHRNVYDTSKDTPTSSLHAYVKPRPDEGPSVTSKKAQRAPKEAKPSTSQDNQSKHAASTNEKPVNQGSSRKKKSGKVISLAEAAKGSIVFQKGKPCTCQARRHGLVSNCISCGKIVCEQEGEGPCNFCGALVLREGSTYAGLDEGLIVLTDAEAAAEAYAKRLVEYDRNAAARTTVIDDQSDYYEMEGNTWLSNEEKELLRKKREEIEEAERSKRSKVVMTFDLLGRKVLMNEDEASEEMQNSILLRPPEKEDIRIKPNPHLKVQPIFIDPGPRKTPKERTLSKGVTTGLCLEISGRVQHGPNELNVL, via the exons ATGGGGGTGGAGACGACGGGGCAGTGGTTGGAGAAGGCGTTGACGGAGCTGTGCCAGAAAATTGAGACCGGTATCCAATTAGATGGCGAAATCATATCAGGCCTCGTTTCCTACTGTGAGATGGCTCCTCCACTCGATGCAAAGGAATACCTTGAT aaTATCATTGGAGAGGAAGCTGGGAAGAGTGTAACTGATGAGTACTTAAAACGAAGAGGTCACAGAAATGTGTACGATACCAGCAAAGACACTCCAACTTCCAGTTTACATGCCTATGTCAAACCACGTCCAGATGAAGGTCCCTCTGTCACATCTAAAAAAGCACAAAGAGCACCAAAAGAGGCGAAGCCTTCCACAAGTCAGGACAATCAATCTAAACATGCGGCGTCCACAAATGAAAAACCTGTGAATCAAGGTAGTTcgagaaagaaaaaatctgGAAAAGTTATTTCTCTGGCTGAGGCTGCGAAAGGATCTATTGTGTTTCAGAAGGGGAAGCCATGCACATGCCAAGCCCGCCGTCATGGGTTGGTCAGCAATTGTATATCTTGTGGAAAGATAGTGTGTGAGCAGGAGGGCGAGGGGCCTTGCAATTTTTGCGGTGCCCTTGTGCTGAGGGAGGGAAGCACATATGCTGGTTTGGATGAAGGACTTATTGTTTTAACCGATGCTGAGGCAGCTGCTGAAGCATATGCTAAAAGGCTAGTTGAATATGACCGAAATGCAGCAGCACGTACCACGGTAATAGATGACCAGAGTGACTACTACGAGATGGAAGGAAATACTTGGCTCTCGAATGAG GAGAAGGAACTTCTGAGAAAGAAAAGGGAGGAGATAGAAGAAGCTGAACGATCCAAGCGAAGTAAAGTAGTCATGACCTTTGATCTGCTCGGGCGCAAG GTGCTTATGAACGAGGATGAAGCTTCTGAAGAAATGCAAAACAGTATATTACTCCGGCCACCTGAAAAAGAAGATATCCGCATCAAACCAAATCCGCATCTCAAAGTTCAACCAATATTCATCGACCCAGGTCCTAGAAAAACTCCCAAGGAAAGAACTTTAAGCAAAGGCGTTACCACCGGCCTGTGCTTGGAGATAAGTGGGAGGGTACAGCATGGACCAAATGAACTAAATGTTCTGTGA